DNA sequence from the Paenibacillus physcomitrellae genome:
AAGACGGTGCGCGAGAAGGTCTACCGCGCCGTGCGGAGCGCGGCTGAAGGCGTGGGCGCCGAGGTCGAAATCGCCGAAGGGCTGATTTACGCGGAGCGCAACAACAACAAAGCGCTGGCCGGATTGTTCCGCGGCAACCTGGAGGCGATGGGTCTTGAAGTCAGCGATCCGCCGCAGAGCGGAGGCGTGGGCTCTTCGGATATCGGCAATGTCAGCCGGGTAACGGCTGCTATTCACCCGTATATCCGCCTTGGGGATGCGGGAACGCATACCCCGGAATTTGCGGCGCTGGCCGGCGGAGAAGCCGGCATGCTTTATTTGAACCAGGCGGCTCGGGCGCTTGCCCTTACTGCCTATGATCTGATTGCCGATCCGCAGGCGCTGCAGCGGGTGCGGGAAGAGTTTGAAGCCTGGAAGCTGGAAGGAGAGCAAACCTGATGAATGTAGAAACCCAAACCTCAAACGTAAAGCCGCGCAAGCGGTTCAAGATGCCTCATACCTTCGTTATTCTCGTAGTATTAGTGCTTGTCGGCGCGGCGCTTACTTATCTGATTCCTGCCGGTGAATTTGACCGTGCCGAAGATCCGGTGACAGGGGACACCCTGGTGGTTCCTGGTTCTTATCACCACGTAGAGAACAACCCGGTGAGCCTGTTCGGCATTCCGAAAGCGATTGTGCACGGGATGGTGGATTCGGCGGATGTCGTCTTTTTCATCCTGATTATCGGCGGAGCGTTCCAGGTGATCACAGCCACAGGGACGATTGAGGCGGTGACGGGACGGGTGGCCCGCAAGTTTGCCGACAAAGGCAGATGGGTCATACCGATCTTCATTACGCTGTTTTCGGTCGGCGGTTTTACGATGGGCATGTCCACCGAGGTTATGGTCTTCGTGCCGATCGGCATCGCGATTGCCCGGGCGCTCGGCTTCGATGCGCTGACAGGAACGGCCATGATCACGCTTGGTGCAGCCTGCGGATTCACTGCAGGGGTTCTGAACCCTTTTAACGTCGGGCTTGCCCAAGCGATCGCCGAGATTCCGATCTTCTCCGGCGCCGGCCTGCGGATCGTCCTGCTTGTCTGCCTGATTGTGGTGACCAGCTTGTATCTGGTGCGTTATGCCGGCCGTGTTCGGAAAGACGCTTCGCAAAGTCTGGTTTACGATATGGAAAAAGAAGCGGCAGGCGAACCGATTGATTTCTCAAGTCTGCCTGCCATGAAGCTTAAGCATTATTTGACGATCTTGACCGTTATCGCCGGTTTTGCCATTCTGATCTGGGGCGTATCCAAGCTTGGCTGGTGGATGGAAGAGCTGGCGGCCCTGTTCCTGACGATGGGCGTTATATCCGGATTCTGTGCCGGCTTTGGACCGAGCCGGATTGCATCCGAGTTTGTTAAAGGGGCAAGCGCCATCACGTACGGAGCGCTTATTATCGGCCTGGCCCGCGGCATTATGGTTACGCTGGATCAAGGCAACGTGATTGATACGGTGGTTTACGGGCTGTCCACGCTGGTCGGCTGGCTGCCGGGTTCAGTACAGGTGCTTGGCATGTATCTGTTCCAGAACGTAATGAATGTCTTTATTACGTCCGGCTCCGGCATGGCGGTCACCACGATGCCCATTATGGTGCCGCTGTCCGACCTGCTGGGCATCAGCCGTCAGACTACGGTGCTTGCTTACCAGCTGGGGGATGGCATCTCCAACATGATCCTGCCGACCTCGTCCGCGCTGATGGGCAGTCTCGCTGTATCCGGCATCCCTTACCAGAAGTGGGTCCGCTTCTTCTGGCCGATCATGGTCATGTGGCTGATCATCGGCGCTGTCTTCGTGCTTGTGGCCCGGGCGATGAACTATTCCTAATCTCAAACTAAGCCTATGAAACCTTAACGTTATTAAAAAAACAAGCAAAAAAGCAAATAAAAAGCCCTCTCCGGACCTTCCCGTCTTCCCCGAAACCTGATTAAGTCAGGCGAAGGGGAGGAGACAAGGGAAGAAGAGAGGGCTTTTCTTTTTTGGCAAACTGGCGGACTTAATACTTAACAATATGAAGACTGCATCTTCATCCTCTGCGCGGCCGGCGCAGGAAATAAAACTGCCCGACAAAACCAACCGCAAAAATAATCAGGCTTGTCCAGGGACTGACGGTAAACGAAGGCAGCATCTGCCGGAGCATGATATAAAACGCGATAATAACGACCGCTGCGCCTATAGACAGCACGAAAGTCTTGATATCAGCCTTGAGCGTCCGTTGTCCGCCAGGGTTCTTCTCTTTATCCGGCGAGCCGAGGAAACGGGTGATCATTACGACCAGCAGAATCGAACCCGCCGCAATCAGCAGAAGAGACGTCGTATTGATTGTCATTTCCCCTTGTCCGCCCTTCGACCACTTGCTAAAGAAACCTAACACCATATAGATGAAAAATACCCACGTTAAAGCGAGCCAGGGGATCATCGTGTAATATTTGACTTTATCTTTCGTCGTGCGCGGCCTGCGCATCTCCAGATCGGATAAAAGCTCCGCAGCGTAGACTTCAGGGTTATAGCCATAGGGTTCGAGAAAAGATTGTCCCAGCTTCTGATGCTTCAGCATCTGGCGGGCCGTATCCAGCAAGGCCTCCCGGGCTGCAGGCCCGTTGAATTCGCTCTCCTTGATGCGGCGGTCAACCTCGGCCAGAAACAGCCGGTTCGCTTCCGTCAGCTGTCCGCTGATCCGCTCGATTTCCTGTTCGGTTTTCTGCATGTTCATGAAAATTCTGATTCTCCTTCTGCCGCGGGCAGGCGGCCTCTTGCAAGTTTGGAATTTGTAACACCTATTGCCAATGTAGGGCCGGCAGAGCTTTGTCTTCCGCATCGGCGGAAGCAGCCCTCAATGCCCCGAGTATACTGTACGGGCCTGTCTGCCGCAAGAGCTGTGGGGGGATAATGAAGCGCTGCGCCCAAAATCCGGAGACTTTTGGACATTTGGTGACAAGAGAATAATTCAAG
Encoded proteins:
- a CDS encoding YfcC family protein: MNVETQTSNVKPRKRFKMPHTFVILVVLVLVGAALTYLIPAGEFDRAEDPVTGDTLVVPGSYHHVENNPVSLFGIPKAIVHGMVDSADVVFFILIIGGAFQVITATGTIEAVTGRVARKFADKGRWVIPIFITLFSVGGFTMGMSTEVMVFVPIGIAIARALGFDALTGTAMITLGAACGFTAGVLNPFNVGLAQAIAEIPIFSGAGLRIVLLVCLIVVTSLYLVRYAGRVRKDASQSLVYDMEKEAAGEPIDFSSLPAMKLKHYLTILTVIAGFAILIWGVSKLGWWMEELAALFLTMGVISGFCAGFGPSRIASEFVKGASAITYGALIIGLARGIMVTLDQGNVIDTVVYGLSTLVGWLPGSVQVLGMYLFQNVMNVFITSGSGMAVTTMPIMVPLSDLLGISRQTTVLAYQLGDGISNMILPTSSALMGSLAVSGIPYQKWVRFFWPIMVMWLIIGAVFVLVARAMNYS
- a CDS encoding DUF1129 family protein translates to MNMQKTEQEIERISGQLTEANRLFLAEVDRRIKESEFNGPAAREALLDTARQMLKHQKLGQSFLEPYGYNPEVYAAELLSDLEMRRPRTTKDKVKYYTMIPWLALTWVFFIYMVLGFFSKWSKGGQGEMTINTTSLLLIAAGSILLVVMITRFLGSPDKEKNPGGQRTLKADIKTFVLSIGAAVVIIAFYIMLRQMLPSFTVSPWTSLIIFAVGFVGQFYFLRRPRRG